CCAGGTTATACCCACCTGCAACGGGCACAACCAGTCTTATTCAGCCACTGGTGCATGGCCTATGTAGAAATGCTGGAGCGTGATACCTTGCGCCTGCAGGATGCCGTGACACGCTTGAATGAATGCCCGCTTGGCAGCGGCGCACTGGCGGGCACCGCCTACGATATCGACAGAGAGCAGCTGGCTGCGGAGCTGAACTTTCGCTGTGCCACCCGCAATAGCCTAGATGCGGTGTCGGACCGGGATTTTGTGCTGGAACTACTGAGCTGTGCCTCTATTTCTATGTTGCATTTGTCGCGCCTTGCCGAGGATATGATTTTTTATAACTCCGGAGAAGCTGGCTTTATTGAGCTGGGCGACAACGTGACATCCGGCTCGTCTTTAATGCCACAAAAGAAAAACCCCGATGCGCTGGAGCTGATCCGGGGTAAAACCGGCCGGGTATTTGGTGCTTTCAGTGCCATGATGATGACATTAAAAGCACTACCGCTGGCTTACAATAAAGACATGCAGGAAGACAAAGAAGGCGTATTCGACGCCATGCCAACCTGGCTGGCCGCGTTGCATATGGCCCAGTCCTGTATTGAAAGTGTCAAAGTCAATGGCGATAAAACCAAGCAGGCAGCGCAGGGCGGACACGCCAATGCCACTGAGCTGGCCGACTACTTGGTTGCTAAAGGGATCCCATTCCGTGAAGGCCATCACATTGTCGGTCAGCTGGTACAGCTTGCGTTGAGTGAACAAAAAAATCTGGAAGATCTCAGCCTGGCGCAATTTCAGTCGGTCTGTGCACAGATAGAGCAGGATGTTTACCCGGTATTACAACTGGATGCCTGCATTGCAGCGCGCAGTGCGAAAGGCGGCACTTCAGTGGCGCAGGTGTCAGCGGCCATAGGTGCGGCGAAAAAAAAACAGCAAATCACGGTACGTGACGCGACCTTAAACGATGTAGAAGCCATCGCAGGGTTGATCCAGTACTGGGCTAAGGTAGGTGAAAACCTGCCCCGGGCCAAAAGCGATATGATCCACAGTATCAATGAGTTTGCTGTGACTGAGGTCGACGGCAAGGTCACCGGCTGTGCGTCGCTGTATATTTATGACACGGGTCTGGCCGAGATCCGTTCACTCGGGGTGGACCCTTCGGTGAAGGTGAAAGGCCAGGGACAGTTGTTGGTGTCGCACTTGCTGGATAAGGCCAAGCGCCTGGCACTGAAGCGCGTTATTGTATTGACGCGGGTGCCCGGCTTTTTCGATAAGCAAGGCTTTAGTGGGTGCAGCAAAGACAGTCTTCCTGAAAAAGTCATGAAAGACTGCGAATTGTGTCTGCGTAAAAACAACTGCGATGAAGTGGCGATGGAGTTTATGTTGCAAGCTGCAAAGCCTGAACGTATTCCCTGCCAGTTTGTGGCCTGAAATCTGGCTCACAGTGATATGCGCCGCCCAAATATAAGTCGGGCGGCAATCTTTTAGAAGCGGTATTCCCAGCTGACGGCAGCGGAAACATCGTTGCTCGAATCCACCGCGCCTTTATCGCGCCAATACGCTAAGTCGACTTTCAGTAAACCATCAAACAGTCCCTGCTGATAACCCACCTG
The Pseudoalteromonas viridis DNA segment above includes these coding regions:
- the argH gene encoding argininosuccinate lyase, with the translated sequence MALWGGRFSSGPDAAFKQFNDSLPFDYQLAEQDIVGSIAWAGALKQVQVLSADEHVELVAALQALLDEASVDPRAIATAGYEDIHSYVEARLIDKVGDLGKKLHTGRSRNDQVATDFRLWCRDTAGTVLEALEALKAAFVALAERELGTILPGYTHLQRAQPVLFSHWCMAYVEMLERDTLRLQDAVTRLNECPLGSGALAGTAYDIDREQLAAELNFRCATRNSLDAVSDRDFVLELLSCASISMLHLSRLAEDMIFYNSGEAGFIELGDNVTSGSSLMPQKKNPDALELIRGKTGRVFGAFSAMMMTLKALPLAYNKDMQEDKEGVFDAMPTWLAALHMAQSCIESVKVNGDKTKQAAQGGHANATELADYLVAKGIPFREGHHIVGQLVQLALSEQKNLEDLSLAQFQSVCAQIEQDVYPVLQLDACIAARSAKGGTSVAQVSAAIGAAKKKQQITVRDATLNDVEAIAGLIQYWAKVGENLPRAKSDMIHSINEFAVTEVDGKVTGCASLYIYDTGLAEIRSLGVDPSVKVKGQGQLLVSHLLDKAKRLALKRVIVLTRVPGFFDKQGFSGCSKDSLPEKVMKDCELCLRKNNCDEVAMEFMLQAAKPERIPCQFVA